ACCTCGCTCGTTCTCTTCAGTATCCTCTCGGTCTCCTGCATCCAGTTGATGGCAGCTTCTCCGGCTGCAAAGATTATCCTCTCGACGCCGTCCTGTATGCGCTCGGTTCTGAGAATCTTAATCGGACCTATGAGTCCGGTGTTCGGCAGATGCGTTCCACCGCAGGCCTGAACGTCCCAGTCCTTGATGTTGAGAACCCTGATGATCCTTCCAGGAACGACTCCGCCCTGGTAGAGGCGGAAGCCGTACTTCATCTCGGCTTCTGTTCTCGGAAGCCACTCCCACTTCACGGGCCTGTTCTCCATGACGACGCGGTTGGCAAGGCGCTCGATTTCTCTGAGCTCCTCCTCGGTTATGCGTTTGTAGTGGCTTATGTCAAGCCTGGCCCAGTCGGTGCTGAGCTGAGAGCCAGCCTGCCAGACGTGCTTGCCGAGAACCCTAACCAAAGCGCCCATGAGGACGTGGGTTCCGGTGTGGTGGCGCATGTGCTGGATTCTCCTGTCCCAGTCGATCTTCCCGTGGACGGTCATGCCCTCCTTGAAGGCCTCGGGTTTATCAACGCGGTGGAGGATTACCTTTCCGACCTTCTGGACGTTGGTTACCCTCACTTCCGCGTCCCCCGCGGCGAGCACTCCGGTGTCGTAGGGCTGGCCTCCGCCCTCGGGGTAGAAGGCGGTCTGGTTCAGGATTACCCAGTCGTCTATGACCCTGAGAACCTCTGCATCGAACTCCTTCATGAAGGGATCCTCGTAGTAGAGCGTCCTCGTGTCGGGCAAATCTTTGACCAGCTCGAAGTCAACGACGTACTTGGCGGCCTCCTCTTTCGCCGTCCTCTCGGCGTCCTTCGCAACCAGGGTGTAGAAGTTGTCGGGGATGTGAACCTTAACCCCCTCGCCCCTGGCCACTTCCGCGACTATCTCCGGAGTTAAGCCGTGGCTCTCGTAGAACAGGATTAGCTTTTCGAGGGGTATCTCGTCCTTTCCTGCCTTCTTGAGCTTGGCAATCTCCCTCTTGACCAAATCGCTACCGCGCTTGAGCGTCTCGTGGTAGCGCTTCTCCTCGACGTTAATTATGTCAAGGATTACATCCTCCATCTCCTTGAACTCCGGGAAGGTTGGTGAGAGCTCCTTTATGTGCATGGCGACGATCTCAGCGAGCGGTGTCTCAAGCCCAAGCTCGCGGAGGTGCCTTATGCTCTTCCTTATGAGGAGCCTGGCCAAATAGCCGGCTTTAACGTTGGAGGGGATTACACCGTCGGCGAGCATGAAGGTCAAGGCCTTCGTGTGGTCGGCTATGGCATAGATGAGCTCGTAGGGCCTTACTGCCTTCTCAAGCTCCTCGACGCTTATGCCGACGCGTCTCGCGACTTCCTGGCGGAGAACCTTGAGGTCACCCATGTCCTCGATGTCGAACATTCCAGCCAAGCGGGAGTTCTCCATGAGGATTCTCTCGTCTATCTTCTCTATTCCAGCGAGCTTCTTCAGCGGTTCAACGACGTAGCCGAGGACGGCATCGTAAGCCGTCGGCGTCCCCTGGCTCATCCAGACGAGCCTTTCAAGGCCGTAGCCTGTATCTACAACCCTCGTCTCCATTGGCACGTAGCGGTCGCCCTTTATCTCGACGACCTGGTCAGCTGGAGCGTTCTCCGGGGCTTTCTTGTACTGCATGAAAACGAGGGTTGCAACCTCCAGACCGCGGTAGAGCACCTCGAATGCCGGACCGGCGTTTCCTCCGCCGGCCCACGGGTTCTCCTTGAAGGTTATGTCCTCGGGCTTCATTCCAAGGTCTTTCGTAAAGAACTCGAAGGCAAGTTCAACCGTCTCATCCATCCAGTATATCGGCTTCCCCGGATAGTTGAAGGCATGGTGTGCCATCATTTCAAATATCGTGAAGTGCCTGCCGGTTATTCCGACGTTGTCTATGTCGGTGAACCTTATTGAGGGCTGGCTTATGGTGAGCGGGTTCGCCGGCGGGTCGGCCTCGCCGCTTATGACCCAGGGCTGGAAGTCCATTATGCTCGCCCCAACGAGGAGGACATCATCGCGCCAGCGCGGTAAAACCGGGTAGCGCTTCACCCTTCCGTGGCCGTGTCTCTCGAAGAAGCTCAGGAACTTCTCGCGCATCTCCTCAAGGGTGTACCTCTTAGGTATGCCGGGCTTTCCTATGAAGGCGTACTCGTCACAGGGCGGGTCACCGCAGGTCTCCCTGTCCGGGTCGAGCGTCCAGAAGGGCTTGCCGCACACTTTACACGTTTTTCTTATCCATCCTTCCTCTTTAAACATCTCAGTGGTCATGTCCATGCTCATGATCCTCACCTCTTTAAACTGAAGTAGAAACGGAAGCGGGACTAATTAAAGTTTCCCTCATTCTTTCGAATCAACTCCCAAATCAACATCGACATCCTCGAACTGTTCCTCATCTATAACAACAATTGGAATCTTAGCCTTCCGGAGAAACTCAATGAGTCTCTTTTCACGTTTCTGTATCATCTCTATCTTATGCCTCAGACTGGTGTTCTCTATGGCGAGTCTGTTGGCCTCATCAACCTTCAGTTTGAGCTGCATGCGGAGTTCGATTATCTCTTCCTCCAGCTCCCGAATCGAACGTTCGAGACGTTCAATCTCCTCCAGATACTCACGACAGATGCGCCTTCGTATCATTGTGGTCAGCCCCGCGAAACCTCCTCACCGATCAGGGGGCTCCAGAGTCATCATCCCAATTTCCAATTAAGGACAAATTAGTGTTCTTTTTTAATATTCCAGCATGCTGAAGGGTCTCCTGACCATAAAGGCCAATTTTAAAGTGAATTTCCCTAATTAATGCCAATTCCAAAGTTTTTGATATATTTATGCCTAAGTCTTTAGCTATTTTAAGTATTTCTTCATCTACCAGCACACTTGTCCTGACTTTTTTGCTCATTTTAAGGTCCCTCATGTTAGTATATACCAGTATATACTAGTATTCAGAAATAGTATTTTAAGTTTTCTGCCTAACAAAAACTGTTAAATACAAACACAAAATAATCAACAATTAGGTGATGATAAATGGCAGAGGAAAAGAAGACTCCAAGACACAATATCCAGCTTGATAATGAAACCTTTGAAAAACTAAACACCTTACAAACTAAACTCAAAGAGGCATTCAAGACAAGATATACTAAATCAGAAGTCATCTATGCATTGATTGAATATTTTAAACATAGTGTAGATACTGAAGAGCTTATAAAGTTCAAAAAGTTCCTGGATGAAGCAAAATTAAAGGGGAAGTCTGAAAAACAGACAGATTTAACAAGCATAATAGAAGACCTTAAAAAACTGTGAATAATTGCTTCTTATCTTTGTCTGTTTTTAGGATATTACACCCTAAGTGATATTTCTATTAATCTATTAATGGGATACACATTGGAAAAGCAAAAAAATGCCATCAAGAGATTATCAAAATCATCAATCATAGTGTCAGTACAATATAAAGGGAGAACAATTAAGAATGTTGTCATTAAAAAGGTTCACTTTGATGTAACTCACTCTACAATCAAGGTTTTCTTTAATGTTAAGGACATAGAAAAACTCAAACTATATCAGGGGAAATGGAAATTAGTTTATCAATACAAATACAGTATCAGTGTATCATTATATCCTTGGAGGTCTGGATTGCAATTGACAATACCCTCAAAAATTGTAGAGTTTCTCAATATGAATGAAAAATTAGTTATAGGTATAAAAACACACCCATCAAAAAATGAGATACATTTCTTTTTGTTCCCCAGAAAAATTGAGAAAAAGCTTCTAAAGATTATAACAAGAAGCTAACCACTTTCAACATCCCCATTACCCAAACATTTGCACAAAGTATTTTAAAGTGAGAGGTAGGGGTATTTTCATGATAGAAACATTAAGGTACTCAGTGACCAGTATCAATGGGGGCCAAAGACATGTATGGAGTCACATGGCACTTTGAATCTGGGGGTATAAAATTACTAAAAAAGAGTCTTGGAGACATCTCCCCTGATATCAGACCAGTGTTTTGGGAGGAACTTGACCTCCTAGGATTTAATGAATTTTGGGACTATCCTCACTCTAATGAACCTCTTCTATGGGCTGTTGGGAGAGACTATTATTATCAGGGCAGAATAGTTGCCAAAGCTGTTGGAGGAGGGTTCTTCCATAGACCTAAGTTAAAGGTAATAGAAACTGACCTTGCTCTAGAACCTGTAAATCTGGAAGAAATGTTAAAGGTCAACAAAGAAGTCCTGGACAAATTAATAAACTCTACATTAGATTCTATTAGAAACATCTATCTCACAAATAAAGATAAGGTTGACCTAATGGCTGTGTCTTTTAGTGGGGGCAAAGATTCTACTGTACTTCTTGACTTAGTCCAGAGAGTAGTTCCCCCAACAGAATTTGTTGTTATATTCAATGACACTAACATGGAGCTAAGCCCTACTTATGAGTATGTGGAGATTATAAAAAGGAGATACAAAAATCTGAATTTTAGGACTGCAAAAACAGACTTACCAGCTCCTGAAATGTGGAGAAAGATGGGACCCCCTTCCAGGGTGCACAGGTGGTGTTGTAGTGTCTATAAATCTGCCCCCACAATTAAACTCATTAGAAAGCTAGTAAACAAGGATACCCCAATATTGTTGTTATTTGATGGTGTCAGAAGTGATGAAAGCCAGAGAAGAACTGCTCTAGGAAAGCTGTTAAAAGAGAAAAACACACTTACATCTCAAGGCAAATATCTCATACAGAGAAATGTACATCCAATTTTATACTGGAACTCTGCAGAAGTATACCTCTATTTGTTATACAGGGATATCCCCCTTAACAGGCTATACAGATTGGGTCTAAGAAGAGTAGGTTGTGCAGTATGTCCTTTTGCTTCTCCTTGGAAAGAAACTATAATGGGATTGGCATTTACTACTGAAATACAACCATATCTTAAGATAATTGAGGACTATGCCAGAAACAAAGGCATAAAAGATGAGTCTGAGATTAAAGAGTTTATTGAAAAAGGCTACTGGAAAATGAGAATAGGAGGAAATGACCTAAAGAGAAAGGAAAAGGTCATAGTATCAACTTCTAATGACAAGACTTCAATTGTTATCTCAGACCCCAATGAAAAATTCTTTGAGTGGGCCAAAACACTGGGGGATATGGTAATCTCAAAGAATACATTTGTTTTAAAAGTTGAGAGTGAGATATACAGGTTTAATTGGAAAGAAGACATCACTAAAAATCAATTCATCATTGAGTATGCTAACAAGGAGATATCAGAAAAGCTTCAAAACCTCATTAAAATAGTAGCTTACAAAACTTCTGATTGTGTTCATTGTATGGTCTGTGAAGCAGTTTGTCCCACAAATGCTATTGACATGAGTGAAGGAAAAGTTAAAATTAACAAAGAAAGATGTACTCATTGCTATACATGTCTCACATTTACAAACAGAGGATGTCTTGCTTCAGATTCACTAAGAGTTGATATGGAGGTCAAAAGTATGAAGAAAGATAAAGGCTTTGGCAGGTATAAAGGCTTTGGCATAAGAACTGAGTGGATTAGGGAGTTCTTTGACACCACTGAAGACTGGTGGAGCTCTCATACTTTGGGTCCTGAGCAATTCAAAGCAATGAAGCACTGGCTAAATGAAGCTGAGATAATCAAAGTCCAAAAAGGTAAATACACTATAACAAAGTTAGGTAGAGCATTAATTTCAATTGGAAGCTCAGACCTGTTTACATGGGGCATTATCTGGAACAATCTAGCAAAGAATTCTCCTCTAATTAAATGGTATCTTGAAAATCTGAAATGGAAAAGAACATACACTACAGAAGACATCTTTAACATCCTAGGTGAAGAATATGCCCAGAGAACAAAAAAGAACATCCTCAGCTCACTAAGAGAGATATTTGATAAGAGCCCCTTGGGAACTAAACTTGAATTGGGCATAGTGCTAAAACAGAAGAACAAAATGATAGGCATTGCCAAACCAGGCTTAAACTTTGGAAATCTCAGTGAACTTCAGATTCAAATGCTAATTCTGTACTCACTATATAGATATGCTGAAGCTACAGAGAGATACAGCCTGACTATCTCAGAACTTTATGATACCACTCTCCCTGAGGGTCCATACAAGGTATTTGGGGTAGAGAGAGAACAACTAGAGAAAATATTGCATGGCCTAAGTGAAACCTTTGGGCATGAATGGATTAGAGTTGAAATAATTGCTGACCTTGACAACATATTCCTTTCACCCCAGAAAAACAGTAAGGATATAATCAATATCTACAAAGAGATGAAACAGAAGGCATGACTTCCCTTAATTTGACTTTATGAATCATCAAAAGGATTAAAAAGATGTTAAGGGTTAATCACCAAGAGAGCAAAAGAAGGGTGAAGGTAATATGGAGCCCCAAACATATGCTAAATACATTGAAATTGATGAAAATTTTGTAGCTGTTTTTGGAGAAGAAGTTGACAAGAAAAACAAAGACATGTGGAAAACATTCATACCCCATTCAAGATTCTATGAGATGTTATGGAAACTTCTTCCAAGTTTAAATAGAGAAGGGTCTGAACCTAAGCCATTGTGGATATT
This window of the Thermococcus thermotolerans genome carries:
- the alaS gene encoding alanine--tRNA ligase, encoding MSMDMTTEMFKEEGWIRKTCKVCGKPFWTLDPDRETCGDPPCDEYAFIGKPGIPKRYTLEEMREKFLSFFERHGHGRVKRYPVLPRWRDDVLLVGASIMDFQPWVISGEADPPANPLTISQPSIRFTDIDNVGITGRHFTIFEMMAHHAFNYPGKPIYWMDETVELAFEFFTKDLGMKPEDITFKENPWAGGGNAGPAFEVLYRGLEVATLVFMQYKKAPENAPADQVVEIKGDRYVPMETRVVDTGYGLERLVWMSQGTPTAYDAVLGYVVEPLKKLAGIEKIDERILMENSRLAGMFDIEDMGDLKVLRQEVARRVGISVEELEKAVRPYELIYAIADHTKALTFMLADGVIPSNVKAGYLARLLIRKSIRHLRELGLETPLAEIVAMHIKELSPTFPEFKEMEDVILDIINVEEKRYHETLKRGSDLVKREIAKLKKAGKDEIPLEKLILFYESHGLTPEIVAEVARGEGVKVHIPDNFYTLVAKDAERTAKEEAAKYVVDFELVKDLPDTRTLYYEDPFMKEFDAEVLRVIDDWVILNQTAFYPEGGGQPYDTGVLAAGDAEVRVTNVQKVGKVILHRVDKPEAFKEGMTVHGKIDWDRRIQHMRHHTGTHVLMGALVRVLGKHVWQAGSQLSTDWARLDISHYKRITEEELREIERLANRVVMENRPVKWEWLPRTEAEMKYGFRLYQGGVVPGRIIRVLNIKDWDVQACGGTHLPNTGLIGPIKILRTERIQDGVERIIFAAGEAAINWMQETERILKRTSEVFRVPPEKVPETAERFFSEWKQARKEVEKLRKELAKLLVYELESEAEKVGDVEFIGKVVEGTMEDLREAANKLRKEKRVVVLISREGHFVVAVGDNLDLKAGELAKVITSVAGGGGGGRKELAQGKIKNPLKAEEAIEEVKRRLG
- a CDS encoding type II toxin-antitoxin system CcdA family antitoxin, with amino-acid sequence MSKKVRTSVLVDEEILKIAKDLGINISKTLELALIREIHFKIGLYGQETLQHAGILKKNTNLSLIGNWDDDSGAP
- a CDS encoding phosphoadenosine phosphosulfate reductase domain-containing protein: MYGVTWHFESGGIKLLKKSLGDISPDIRPVFWEELDLLGFNEFWDYPHSNEPLLWAVGRDYYYQGRIVAKAVGGGFFHRPKLKVIETDLALEPVNLEEMLKVNKEVLDKLINSTLDSIRNIYLTNKDKVDLMAVSFSGGKDSTVLLDLVQRVVPPTEFVVIFNDTNMELSPTYEYVEIIKRRYKNLNFRTAKTDLPAPEMWRKMGPPSRVHRWCCSVYKSAPTIKLIRKLVNKDTPILLLFDGVRSDESQRRTALGKLLKEKNTLTSQGKYLIQRNVHPILYWNSAEVYLYLLYRDIPLNRLYRLGLRRVGCAVCPFASPWKETIMGLAFTTEIQPYLKIIEDYARNKGIKDESEIKEFIEKGYWKMRIGGNDLKRKEKVIVSTSNDKTSIVISDPNEKFFEWAKTLGDMVISKNTFVLKVESEIYRFNWKEDITKNQFIIEYANKEISEKLQNLIKIVAYKTSDCVHCMVCEAVCPTNAIDMSEGKVKINKERCTHCYTCLTFTNRGCLASDSLRVDMEVKSMKKDKGFGRYKGFGIRTEWIREFFDTTEDWWSSHTLGPEQFKAMKHWLNEAEIIKVQKGKYTITKLGRALISIGSSDLFTWGIIWNNLAKNSPLIKWYLENLKWKRTYTTEDIFNILGEEYAQRTKKNILSSLREIFDKSPLGTKLELGIVLKQKNKMIGIAKPGLNFGNLSELQIQMLILYSLYRYAEATERYSLTISELYDTTLPEGPYKVFGVEREQLEKILHGLSETFGHEWIRVEIIADLDNIFLSPQKNSKDIINIYKEMKQKA